Proteins encoded in a region of the Mycolicibacterium duvalii genome:
- the rsmI gene encoding 16S rRNA (cytidine(1402)-2'-O)-methyltransferase, with protein MTTGRLLIGATPLGQPSDASVRLVRALAGSDVIAAEDTRRVRTLATALEVRIAGRVVSLFDNNEATKVPGLVDDIRSGATVLLVSDAGMPLISDPGYRLVSACVERGLPVQCLPGPSAVTTALAVAGLPAERFCFEGFAPRKQSARVTWLQSLRSEPRTCVFFESPRRLADCLRDAVDVLGPQRRAVVCRELTKTHEQVVRGTLSELAEWAADGVLGEVTVVLAGATPVADTGELVEQVHRLVDDGMRVKDACAQVVTANPGSPSKRELYDAVVRARG; from the coding sequence ATGACCACTGGACGACTGCTCATCGGTGCCACGCCGCTGGGACAGCCGTCGGACGCATCCGTGCGGCTGGTGCGCGCGCTGGCCGGCTCCGACGTGATCGCCGCCGAGGACACCCGCCGCGTGCGCACTCTGGCCACCGCGTTGGAGGTCCGGATCGCCGGCCGGGTGGTCAGCCTGTTCGACAACAACGAGGCCACGAAGGTGCCCGGGCTGGTCGACGACATCCGCAGTGGCGCGACGGTGCTGCTGGTCAGCGACGCAGGCATGCCGCTGATCAGCGACCCCGGCTACCGCCTGGTCTCGGCGTGCGTCGAGCGTGGTCTCCCCGTGCAGTGCCTGCCGGGGCCGTCGGCGGTGACCACGGCGCTGGCCGTCGCGGGGTTGCCGGCCGAGCGGTTCTGCTTCGAGGGATTTGCGCCGCGCAAGCAGTCGGCGCGCGTCACGTGGCTGCAGTCGCTGAGATCGGAGCCACGCACCTGCGTCTTCTTCGAGTCACCGCGAAGACTGGCCGACTGCCTGCGCGACGCGGTCGACGTCCTCGGTCCGCAGCGGCGCGCCGTGGTGTGCCGCGAGCTGACCAAGACCCACGAACAAGTGGTGCGGGGCACGCTGAGCGAACTCGCCGAGTGGGCTGCCGACGGCGTCCTCGGTGAGGTCACCGTGGTGCTGGCCGGTGCGACGCCGGTGGCCGACACCGGCGAACTGGTCGAGCAGGTGCATCGGTTGGTCGACGACGGGATGCGGGTCAAAGACGCGTGCGCGCAGGTGGTGACGGCCAACCCCGGCTCCCCGTCGAAGCGCGAACTCTACGACGCGGTGGTGCGGGCGCGCGGCTGA